Genomic segment of Candidatus Chlorohelix allophototropha:
GTGCGATGGCACGTTAGGGCTTCCCATTTACAACGATTGGTCTGGTGTATATCTATCCTGAAAGGTAACTTTTCATCGGGAAGTCCCACCAGTTCCAACATGACATTTTCCAGCTTTCCTTCCATACGATTGCTCAGCCGCTCAACTGTGCTATGGCGTAACCCAGCATAGAAAAGGGCAGCCCCACGATGGGCGGCTCGATTAAAAGCTAAGGTAGTAGCCTTGCTGGTAGCGATATGGTCTGGATGCCCCGTCAAACCGTCCGGTCCAAAAGTCAGGACAATTTCAGGCTGGTGGCTTTGGAGAAACGGTGCAATAACCCCAGCTAGTTTGGTAACGCTCAATTCGGACAATTTCCCATCGGGTAAATTTTGCACCGGTAAAAGCTCCACTCCTAGCATCCGGCAAGCTTGCTCAAGTTCCAGACGGCGGAGCGATGTAATTGAACTGGATTCGGAAAGGTGCGAAAGCGCGTTTTCTCCACGATCGCCTCCGGTAAGGCACAGCACCAAAACCTTATGACCATACCGGGCATAATGCGCCAAGGTTCCACCCAAAAGAAAAGTCTCATCATCGGGATGAGCGAGTACTGCCAAAATTCTGGCTCTACTCTGAAGATTATCTTGTCTTTTTATTGCACCCATAAAACTAATAACCTCAATAGTTTGATTAAGCCGGAAGGTAATACGAGTATACGTATCAACATACTCATCTATGTTTATCCAGAATAGCTTAGGTAAGTAAGTTTGTCAAGAAGGTAAACATAATTAGATGGGGCTAATGTGCTGTAGAAAATAAACCCAACAATTGTTGGCATAGTAACGAAAGCGAGTTGTAATTAGTTCATCACCGGAGCAATGCAATAAGTGCAAGGTTGTGTTGCATATAAATGTGCCAATTTGGGCTGCACCCAGCATGCCCAGAAATCAAGAAAAAAGACCATCCATTCGTTGGATGGTCTTTATCTTTTTATATCTCGGTTCTAGCTATAGATGTTCAGAAAAGGTTTTTGAAAAATAAGGCATTGATCAAGTCCAGCACTTGCACCGTATTTACCCATAAATGCTTTTTGGAAGGCTTACGGGGGACGGGGGTGTTAGCTCAAAATGAGCTTGACATTGTGGGCAAACCATTTCGGCAGTTGGTATGGTTTGTGGCAAGCTTTCTGTTTTAAGGCTCAAATTATTGTTATAATTCATAACGCTCCTTTTGTGTTTTGGTTTGGTCACTTAAACTTTAACACAAAGGAGCTATTTGTTAACATGTCAGCCTATTTATGAAAGGCTCACAGTCCTTATCAATCAGTCCGTGGTGGCGGTCATTCAGCCGCATATCTATCATGGTAATTTTATGCAAGAGATAAATTTGTATCTGCAAATCTTAAATAACTTGACTGATCAAAAGCGCTTTTTGGCGGAATCCCTACTCGCTAGACTTGCGCTACATTTAACACAAAATTCGCAAAATGAGAAAACGAGGAAGCAACTTTGGATTGAATACACTTATTTGCCAGATGCAATTGAGAAGAATAATTTTAGTTTCCTTGATTATTTAACTGATTCTAACCCAACTTTAACATTTGAGCGAAGCATTGAACAGGTTGGAGAAGTATTTGGTTGGGCGTTAGAGTCTGGTTTTTTAGATAGTACTGAGCGTCTGCTTTTCTTCTCAAACCCTAGGCTCCAATATTATTTCTGTGCATTAGGATGTTACCAGTTGCAGATAGATCCAACTAAATTAAGAATAGATGGGGAGTCAGCTAAAGTGTTGGAATATTGGCAATACATTGACCCAACTCTTCAAGAAAAAGTTATAAATACATTAAAACAAACCAAGGACAAACATTTTTATATAGCAGTTAATATTTTGGGAGCTTTACTAAGTCATAAGATAGATAAAAATATTATGAGTCTTATAACAGATAGAACTATGTTAGGAGAGATTAGATCAGAATTAATTAAAAGCTTTTTTTGGATTAACCCTGATACAACGTGGATAGAAGAACTCTTTATAATTTTGAGTGACGTTTCTGAACATAAATGGACTCGACAGTCTGCTGCAATTGCTATTGGAAAATCTAAAAGCCAATCCAGTGATCGGCTGATTAATTTGTATTATGGTAGTCAAGATCCTTTTACTCGTCAATTAGCAATAATTGGACTTGGTCAAATACTTTTACCTGGAACAGTCGAGGTATTCTGCTCAGCGTTAAACGACTCTGATCAAAAGGTTAGAGAGAAAGCTGCTAGTTTTCTATATCAGCTCAACTCAGGTAACAAAAAAGCCTGGTATTGGGACAAGTTGCTGAAATTTATAGACGACTCAAACAAATATGTGAGAATTGGTATTGTAGCAGCGCTGACAACAATCTTTCCTGAAGAAAGCGTTGATTTATTGGGCAGTAGATTAATAAATGAACCTGGGGGATTTATAAACAGCTGTATAGTAACACACTTAAGAGTGCAAAAAGCGATTCCCTATCTGATAAAAGCATTAGATGATCCAGAGAAAGAACCTGTAGCTGTTGAAGCCGCCTATTCATTGCAATTAATTGGCGATAAGCAGGCTATTCCAACCCTATATCGCAAATTAAAGGATAAAAATGAAGATCATATTTTAAGATCTGCTTGTGCATCTGCTTTAATTGTTTATAAGGATGAACAATTACCATCTGTATTACTTGCCATTGCCAGGAAAGAAGGATACTCGCAATGGTGGTTTGAACTACTAGAAGCAATAGAGGAATATCAGCTTCCCCAATTTCCGCGTGAACTAATTGTAGAAATGAGAAGTTTAGGTTATTACGAATTAGAGAAAGCCTGTGAGGTATGGGGGTCTTTGCAACTTCCTGAAAGTGAGGAGTACTTTATTTTGTTATTAAATGAGGGAAGTGAAGCAGAGAAGAATGCAGCATTAGTGGGACTGGGAGCTACAAGAAGAAAAGAGTATTTTGAGATGTTAAAAAATAAGTATCAAAGCGGTAATACTTCTACTCGAATAGCGGCAGTAAAAGCTTTGAAGTTGCTGGGTGGTGATGAAGCTAAAAATTTACTAGAGTGGATAAAACTGAATGATATAGGAGAAAAAGTTCGAGGTGATCAAATCAGATATTATGCCACTGCAGCATTAGAAGAATTAAATGCTGAAGGTAGAACTTAACCTGATATTCTAAACCACAATAGTTTAGACCTGATCTGACAACTTCTACTTGACTGACATGCCTGAGCAAATCGGCTTGATTGATCAGGTGTGCGGTTTCTTTCAGCAAGTCCAACCGCTTCTGATTAACCGATGCTTGCAATCCTGAAAGTCGCCTATATGGTATAGATGTTCAGAAAAGGTTTTGGGAAATTACGGCAATGGTTAAGTACAAAACCTGACAGAAATTCCAAAACCAAACCTGAACATCTATAGTACGATAAATATTAGCCTGCCCCTTTGTAGCTACTACAAAGTTTTCAGAATACTCGGATATATAAAACTAAAACCAAGTTCATACCCTTTAAAACAGAAGCTAATATGGAATATTTACAGTTATGGTTGGTAGTAAAACTTAATTATTTCACAGATAACCCAACCAAACCCAATCCGAAATTGATCGGGGCTTTCAAAATCCCAAAGCACGTTTTCTTGAAATTTCTATCAAGAGAAACCATTCTTTTAGCCAAGTCCGGACTAACAATAGACACAGCGCTCTTCGCTGCATTTACTACTACCCCATCCAAGGCTTTTGCAGTGCCCAATACTACCCCAATTATACCTCTCCCGGCGGTGGAAGTTTCCTCGTCCAAAATTTCCTCATCCATTTTTTCAGCTCCTTTCAAACTGTTGATGCACATACTTGTCAGTGCTAGCACCAAACAACAAAAACATACGGCTGATAAACTTCTATAGGCAAGTATATTGCATTAGTGTAAAAAAAGAGGTAAATAATGGTAAACACTACAAATATACTAGTATGAATTAAGCGAAATAACCTGTTAGGATGCTCGGTTCAATCGAGTGTTAGACTCAATTCTATACTACCCTTTGATTTAACAGATTCCACATCTTTTAAATACGCTGGGAGAACTGTATTTGGCTTGCGCTTTGTGCTTCCTTCAAGGCGACTCGTCTTTTGTCATAGCAAAATTTTAGACCCTTAGCCAGCCACGGAATGCTCTACCTGCATAGTAAGAGGACGCACCGTTGTGATATACGAAAACATTGTCATAGCGGCGATCAGCAAAGAGAGCGCCACCGAGTTTTCTAATATCAGAGGGTGTTTTCACCCAGCTCGACGTTTTCGCATCGAAATTCCCAAGTTTTTGCAACTCTCGATATTGTTCTTCCGTTAAAAGCTCAATGCCCATGGCAGTTGCCATATCCATAGCGGTTTCTTCTGGTTTAAATGCCTTCCTTGACTCCAGCGCTTCACGGTCGTAACAAATATTTCTGCGACCTTTAGGACTTTCCTCTGAGCAATCATAAAAGATGTATTCGCCCGTGTTTATATCATGACCAACAACATCCGGTTCACCACCGGTTCTTTCCATCTCGTTGAGTGACCAAAGTTTTTCAATATTAGCTTCCAGCTTTGCTTGTACTTTAGCCCATTCAAGACCTTTATGGCGGTTCATGTTTTTCTCAAAACGGGCTTTCAATACACTGAGTAGTTCTTCAAGTTGTTCTGGTGACAACTCCTTTTCATTGCTATTAATGTTGCTCATACTTTTATATTATTCCTGCCTATTCTCGGTTGTGTTAGCTTTCAATTTAGCCTAGAGTTATTATAACAAATAACAGGTAGTGTCAGAATGTAGAAAGCTTGGAAGCGTGCAGAGTTTTGATAGTATTTATGCTAAGTTGATTAAATTTTGCCATTAGGAGGATAGCTTTGCCCTATCCGGGGATTTAAAATGTGCAGAATCTAAATCTAATACTTAAAATAGCCGCAAGAAAGGCGCTTGCGGCTTTTCAAAAAATGTCAGCCCCTTTTGGTTTACTCTTTCGTACCAGATTCTTCTTCGAGCGCCATCAAACGGATTATATCAGAGCGACTTACAATACCGCTTAGCTCCCCCTTTGCGTTAACTACCGGCACTGGGTTTATATCTTTCTTCATCATCAAGGTGGCTAAGTCCTGCACTGTGGCAGTTTCATCAATAGTCAACACATGAGCGGTCATCAACTCGCTGGCGTTAGTTGCCAATACGCTGGTCAACTCTTTCTCGAATTCTTTTTTCTTGCCGAAATAAAAGACCGAGTCAAATAGGCTAAAGACATGCGGCGTGTCTATAATTGCGGTGCGAATGATTAAATCTTCTTCGGTAACAATACCGAGAATTTTACCGTTATCTACCACCGGAACACCGCTGATTTTGTACTTATTTAAGAGACTGGCTATATCGGGAACCTGTGTCTCTGGCGTAACAAAAATTACATCTTGGGTCATTATATCTTTAACTACAATCTGTCTTTGCATTTTCGCCCGCTTTCCCCTAAAACCTATTCAAGACTCTCGCCTTGTTTTATTGCTTCGACCGCGAGTGGAATAAGTGGTAATAAATCTCCCGCCAGTACCCCCATATCCCCTTTTTCGCGTTTCGCCAATTCTCCCGCCATAGCGTGAAGATAAACCCCACAACAAGCAATTTTAAAAGTGTCAAAATCTGCGAAACGGGCAGCCTGTACCAACAACCCACCGCAAATACCTGCCAGTACGTCGCCACTTCCTGCTGTAGCAAGTGCAGAATTAGCCGCAGGATTCACCGCAATACGCCCATCCGGTGCGGCGATCACGGTATAAGCGCCTTTTAATACAATCACCTGCCCGAATTTTTGCGCTGCCTTTTGTGCCGATTCTAACCTGTTTGCTTCTATTTCGCCAATCGTACTTTCGGTGAGTCTTGCTAATTCAGCCGGGTGGGGTGTAAGGATATTGCCTTTGCTCAGATTAACCCACCATTCCGACGTGCGTGCCAGATAGTTTAAACCGTCTGCATCAATCACCAAAGGAAGTTTCTTGATGGAATCAATTGCCAACAATTGCGCTAATAGATTGCTATTCTCTCCAAGACCCGGTCCGATTAAAGCGGCGCGATAATCCGCCAGTTTTTCTGCAAAACTACTGAGAGTTGCTTCGGTTAATTCAAGATAGGTGTTTTCGCTGCTACGGGCTGCCATAACCGCAATTACGTTGCGGGTGGCTGCCAGCGTTACAAGCCCTGCTCCAGCCCGCATTGACGCAACGGTGCTGAGATAAGGTGCGCCTAAAAATTCATCAGAGCCGCTGATCACCATCAAGCGCCCAAACGTACCCTTATGTCCGCTGGCAGGACGCGGTGGTAACCACCGTTTGATATTGTCTGCCAGTACAAAGGTTGGCAGGTCTGAGCTTTCAAAGTCGTCCACCAATTTGGGAGGCAATCCAATATCGCCGAGTGTAACCACCCCGGTATATTCAAGGGCTTCGTAGCTTATCAACCCCACTTTAGGCATGCCCAAAGTAACGGTCAAATCAGCTTTCAAAGCAATTCCCATGGCTTGCCCGGTATCGCTGTTTATACCGCTCGGCACATCAATTGCTACAACCGAGAGAGGGTATGGGTCAAAACTACGCGCTTCTTTTACCTCGTTTATCTGCCGAATGATATTGGCG
This window contains:
- a CDS encoding PIG-L deacetylase family protein gives rise to the protein MAVLAHPDDETFLLGGTLAHYARYGHKVLVLCLTGGDRGENALSHLSESSSITSLRRLELEQACRMLGVELLPVQNLPDGKLSELSVTKLAGVIAPFLQSHQPEIVLTFGPDGLTGHPDHIATSKATTLAFNRAAHRGAALFYAGLRHSTVERLSNRMEGKLENVMLELVGLPDEKLPFRIDIHQTNRCKWEALTCHRTQVGSFASLNQADLQLLGEYEYFRLARVAGKQWLPSLLPQAANDLLQVLEVEEIEAVA
- a CDS encoding HEAT repeat domain-containing protein, which gives rise to MLTCQPIYERLTVLINQSVVAVIQPHIYHGNFMQEINLYLQILNNLTDQKRFLAESLLARLALHLTQNSQNEKTRKQLWIEYTYLPDAIEKNNFSFLDYLTDSNPTLTFERSIEQVGEVFGWALESGFLDSTERLLFFSNPRLQYYFCALGCYQLQIDPTKLRIDGESAKVLEYWQYIDPTLQEKVINTLKQTKDKHFYIAVNILGALLSHKIDKNIMSLITDRTMLGEIRSELIKSFFWINPDTTWIEELFIILSDVSEHKWTRQSAAIAIGKSKSQSSDRLINLYYGSQDPFTRQLAIIGLGQILLPGTVEVFCSALNDSDQKVREKAASFLYQLNSGNKKAWYWDKLLKFIDDSNKYVRIGIVAALTTIFPEESVDLLGSRLINEPGGFINSCIVTHLRVQKAIPYLIKALDDPEKEPVAVEAAYSLQLIGDKQAIPTLYRKLKDKNEDHILRSACASALIVYKDEQLPSVLLAIARKEGYSQWWFELLEAIEEYQLPQFPRELIVEMRSLGYYELEKACEVWGSLQLPESEEYFILLLNEGSEAEKNAALVGLGATRRKEYFEMLKNKYQSGNTSTRIAAVKALKLLGGDEAKNLLEWIKLNDIGEKVRGDQIRYYATAALEELNAEGRT
- a CDS encoding DUF4256 domain-containing protein produces the protein MSNINSNEKELSPEQLEELLSVLKARFEKNMNRHKGLEWAKVQAKLEANIEKLWSLNEMERTGGEPDVVGHDINTGEYIFYDCSEESPKGRRNICYDREALESRKAFKPEETAMDMATAMGIELLTEEQYRELQKLGNFDAKTSSWVKTPSDIRKLGGALFADRRYDNVFVYHNGASSYYAGRAFRGWLRV
- a CDS encoding CBS domain-containing protein — translated: MQRQIVVKDIMTQDVIFVTPETQVPDIASLLNKYKISGVPVVDNGKILGIVTEEDLIIRTAIIDTPHVFSLFDSVFYFGKKKEFEKELTSVLATNASELMTAHVLTIDETATVQDLATLMMKKDINPVPVVNAKGELSGIVSRSDIIRLMALEEESGTKE
- a CDS encoding NAD(P)H-hydrate dehydratase yields the protein MKLVTSAQMKEIELRATQLAVPESELMLNAGSSVTEAIYRAELIDRDGDDYYQENTMVLILAGAGNNGGDAMVVSNLLKQELPDLQVRIYFYNRPRPKNGFNNKLTYTEAENQTGQFINDENDWADFCADLEQTHLVVDGLLGAGLSREVTGKLANIIRQINEVKEARSFDPYPLSVVAIDVPSGINSDTGQAMGIALKADLTVTLGMPKVGLISYEALEYTGVVTLGDIGLPPKLVDDFESSDLPTFVLADNIKRWLPPRPASGHKGTFGRLMVISGSDEFLGAPYLSTVASMRAGAGLVTLAATRNVIAVMAARSSENTYLELTEATLSSFAEKLADYRAALIGPGLGENSNLLAQLLAIDSIKKLPLVIDADGLNYLARTSEWWVNLSKGNILTPHPAELARLTESTIGEIEANRLESAQKAAQKFGQVIVLKGAYTVIAAPDGRIAVNPAANSALATAGSGDVLAGICGGLLVQAARFADFDTFKIACCGVYLHAMAGELAKREKGDMGVLAGDLLPLIPLAVEAIKQGESLE